A part of Aegilops tauschii subsp. strangulata cultivar AL8/78 chromosome 2, Aet v6.0, whole genome shotgun sequence genomic DNA contains:
- the LOC109741040 gene encoding probable serine/threonine-protein kinase WNK5 produces MPPNSTPQRRAQQQHRPVTAGGRSQEAAMAAACDEEAFQEVDPTGRFGRYAAVLGLGSVKKVYRGFDQEEGIEVAWNRVRLRALAERDPSMVDRLHAEVRLLRSLHHDHIIGFHKVWLDRDAGVLNFITEVCNSGSLREYRDRHKHVSLKALKKWARQILEGLDHLHTHDPCIIHRDLNCSNVFINGNTGQVKIGDLGLAAIVDKDHTAHTILGTPEFMAPELYSETYTESVDIYSYGMCVLEMVTREMPYGECESVVQIYHSVTNGVPPAALRRLRDPEMRAFIQRCIGKPRNRPSAADLLRDPFFHGIDDDTTGTLS; encoded by the exons ATGCCCCCGAACTCGACGCCGCAGCGCCGCGCGCAGCAGCAGCACCGCCCCGTCACCGCCGGCGGCAGGAGCCAggaggcggccatggcggcggcgtGCGACGAGGAGGCGTTCCAGGAGGTGGACCCGACGGGGCGGTTCGGGCGGTACGCGGCCGTGCTGGGGCTCGGCTCCGTCAAGAAGGTGTACCGCGGGTTCGACCAGGAGGAGGGCATCGAGGTGGCGTGGAACCGGGTGCGCCTGCGCGCGCTGGCGGAGCGCGACCCCTCCATGGTCGACCGCCTCCACGCCGAGGTGcgcctcctccgctccctccacCACGACCACATCATCGGCTTCCACAAGGTCTGGCTCGACCGCGACGCCGGCGTGCTCAACTTCATCACCGAGGTCTGCAACTCGGGCAGCCTCCGCGAGTACCGCGACCGGCACAAGCACGTCTCCCTCAAGGCGCTCAAGAAGTGGGCGCGCCAGATCCTCGAGGGCCTCGACCACCTCCACACCCACGACCCCTGCATCATCCACCGCGACCTTAACTGCAGCAACGTCTTCATCAACGGCAACACCGGCCAG gtgaagatcgGCGACCTCGGGCTGGCGGCGATCGTGGACAAGGACCACACGGCGCACACGATCCTGGGCACGCCCGAGTTCATGGCGCCGGAGCTCTACTCGGAGACGTACACGGAGTCGGTGGACATCTACTCGTACGGGATGTGCGTGCTGGAGATGGTGACGCGGGAGATGCCCTACGGCGAGTGCGAGAGCGTGGTGCAGATCTACCACAGCGTCACCAACGGCGTGCCGCCCGCCGCGCTCCGCCGCCTCAGGGACCCGGAAATGCGGGCCTTCATCCAGCGCTGCATCGGCAAGCCGCGGAACCGCCCCTCCGCGGCCGACCTCCTGCGGGACCCTTTCTTCCACGGCATCGACGACGACACCACCGGCACGCTCAGCTAG